A portion of the Diprion similis isolate iyDipSimi1 chromosome 4, iyDipSimi1.1, whole genome shotgun sequence genome contains these proteins:
- the LOC124405208 gene encoding von Willebrand factor A domain-containing protein 8 has translation MFRSRLICHRRVSALNRVLDRTRNIDHNLASFIRCKSGNTVVTIGHVSKQVKPSLNPEYVPRKYLIGESSQEELRHLKWMLQKDLLGQDIFLVGGPGPKRRTLALAYLELTGREAEFISLSRDTTEADLKQRREIERGTANYKDQGAVRAAVNGRVLILEGVEKAERNVLPVLNNLLENREMHLEDGRFLVPASRYDKLLQNHTKEELDSWRLVRVSEDFRVVALGLPSSRYPGHPLDPPLRSRFQARHIPQTSFKDQLDTLKAIAPEVDSAILSQLLSCCHALVTDDAVNLGLPDFPLDNLSAVAKILNSFPVLEPYDAFYSLYPYKLFLGKEGRDAVEDILKTFGILDSSTAKKRSTNLRILNSDITSHSSAQISVEKNHSSELTFEVPAGSAKNVVDTQSDFVETNYQSNLLAEMMRSHLATDFCLIGPKGCGKSTTVKRLAQILGYQIEPIVLYQDMTSRDLIQQRTTLPNGDTVWIDSPLVQAALDGKLAILDGIHRIHPSTLAVVYRLVHDRELQLHDGKRLIRADRYEEVKKDEQKSDEELAKSGIFKIHPSFRIIALAEPPVLNTAAGQWLNSELLSLFLFHEMRPLGESEEIHIIEAKYGTSSKPLLDVIKLTHNLRSSSDPTLQSLASSLSTRQLLRIANRMQKFRDDNAYDAVQRACLARFLPAIPKQALEDSLAAVGIQASKKDTHSLTAKCEIIGDVVKIGETTVQRYKTEALTKVPDVLFYDVPQHVALLEHLLQDFTLGENILLVGNQGVGKNKIIDRLLQLMNRPREYIQLHRDTTVQTLTLQPMVKDGVVVYEDSPLVQAVKLGHVLVVDEADKAPTHVTCILKTLVESGEMILSDGRRIVPPLSADNPSEKIIRMHPDFRMIVLANRPGFPFLGNDFFGALGDLFSTHSVDNPSIESEIQLLKKYGPDVDDKVIQKLVKAFGELRSMADQGLVSYPYSTREVVNIVKHLQKFPNESLGTVVRNVFDFDRYTQEVFDTLVSVLHKHGIPLGTSAKNVALAKEISLPGINFAGSWSIVNRPKTLAVQERLVKYKAPSFPVRRNHVFDRIEARSAWFTELQSYWIIPLSETATVAALAISPGIKGDSSDDTIYVLTANPLSIFSMTPQSEKIDEISIQGLISPARGNRPQFTMTADNSGNILVHEETSNSILSVNPESGAVRTLQLSSFLESAGDTFSRALGSGGNSSWKLKTDLVRSDDKLVLFAANGNKLEVVDLKTMSAYLITLPFNIDSIVLSSPGKWLVQDTSSGKYVLEKTSESLPCPNVLKDVDLTGFDGQKIGWLLGGSSEKIGDSILSEALQQKIESPNRLLATDTTYATIAVGFPELDSSNEIYYWPRNGRVRGFSPPIVSSGGQIIKTVSSEQVPLDVLPGGKKQPGITGYLEVVDVGLRKLRYIPIPEPAKVSAVTQWLYTTNLPVYAAPTSNQGLVTIDAGGCIRLWETSLINTEKSLGEWKKMVGSDGEYLQITKQRDSGLDVSGPKHGKLDDKNEPHVGGNTWAGGTGGRDTAGLGGKGGPYRLDAGHTVHQLSDEEKNAVPEHVKKAAREMGLRAFKQRLKDIRMSEYDHNIYSQFSNAVHKEVKALRVILGSLQAKSNERQWCRHQTSGELDDTKLIEGLTGERTIYRRRAEKEPEIGAPQLKPKRLKLIVDVSGSMYRFNSYDGRLDREMEACIMVMEAFDGYEGKFQYDIIGHSGDDYHITFVHHTQPPTDNKQRLEVIKTMHAHSQFCTSGDHTLEATQHAISSLAKEDSDESIVVVFSDANLERYGIRPERFSKVLTSNTDINAYAIFIGSLGDQATRLTQKLPSGKAFICMDLKNIPKILQQIFAASVLSTVR, from the exons ATGTTCAGATCAAGGTTAATCTGTCATCGTCGTGTGTCGGCACTAAATAGAGTCCTCGATCGAACCAGAAACATTGATCATAACCTCGCGTCTTTTATTCGCTGTAAATCCG GAAATACCGTCGTGACTATTGGACATGTTTCCAAGCAAGTGAAACCTAGTTTAAATCCTGAGTACGTTCCACGAAAATATT TAATTGGAGAATCGAGTCAAGAAGAATTACGACATCTGAAATGGATGCTTCAAAAGGACCTGTTGGGACAAGACATATTTTTGGTCGGTGGTCCAGGCCCAAAAAGACGCACCTTGGCCCTGGCGTACCTGGAGCTGACGGGAAGAGAGGCCGAGTTCATATCTTTATCTCGAGACACAACGGAAGCAGACCTGAAACAGCGCAGAGAAATCGAGCGCGGGACTGCCAACTACAAGGATCAGGGAGCAGTAAGAGCCGCAGTTAACGGCAGAGTCCTAATTTTGGAGGGTGTGGAAAAGGCTGAAAGAAATGTGCTTCCAGTTTTGAATAATCTGCTTGAGAATCGCGAGATGCACTTAGAAGATGGCAGATTTCTGGTCCCTGCTTCGCGGTACGATAAGCTTCTGCAG AATCATACTAAAGAGGAATTGGATTCTTGGAGACTTGTGCGTGTCAGCGAAGACTTTCGAGTCGTCGCTCTTGGCTTACCTTCCTCTCGATATCCTGGACATCCCCTTGATCCACCGCTAAGATCACGATTCCAAGCTCGACACATTCCTCAAACTTCATTTAAG GATCAGTTGGATACGTTAAAGGCGATCGCTCCGGAAGTCGATAGTGCAATATTGTCGCAGCTTTTGTCATGCTGCCATGCACTCGTCACCGACGATGCCGTCAATCTTGGGCTTCCAGATTTTCCATTAGACAATCTTTCGGCCGTAGCTAAAATTTTG AATAGTTTTCCGGTTCTCGAACCATACGATGCTTTCTACAGTCTTTATCCCTACAAACTCTTTCTTGGAAAAGAAGGCAGAGATGCCGTAGAAGATATTCTGAAGACTTTTGGTATACTGGACTCGTCGACTGCTAAGAAGAGGTCGACAAATCTGCGAATTCTCAACTCCGATATTACAAGTCACAGTTCTGCTCAAATTAGTGTAGAGAAAAACCACTCCTCAGAGTTGACTTTCGAG GTCCCAGCAGGCTCTGCAAAGAATGTAGTTGACACTCAATCCGACTTTGTCGAAACAAACTACCAAAGCAACCTCTTAGCTGAAATGATGCGGTCGCACTTAGCCACTGATTTCTGCCTCATAGGGCCGAAGGGTTGCGGAAAATCTACAACAGTGAAAAGACTGGCACAAATTTTGGGATATCAAATCGAACCCATTGTACTTTATCAG gATATGACTTCTAGGGATCTCATCCAACAACGGACTACACTGCCTAATGGCGACACTGTATGGATTGATTCTCCATTAGTTCAGGCAGCTCTAGATGGAAAGTTGGCCATCCTCGATGGAATTCATAGAATACATCCGAGCACGTTAGCTGTTGTGTATAG gCTCGTTCACGACCGAGAGCTTCAACTGCATGATGGTAAGCGATTGATCAGGGCCGATCGCTATGAGGAGGTGAAGAAAGATGAGCAAAAATCTGATGAGGAACTCGCCAAGTCGGGAATATTCAAAATCCATCCTTCTTTTAGAATAATTGCATTAGCCGAACCCCCTGTACTCAACACCGCCGCTGGTCAGTGGCTAAACTCCGAGCTGCtcagtttgtttttgttccaCGAAATGCGGCCGTTAGGCGAATCTGAAGAAATCCATATAATAGAAGCAAAA TACGGCACGAGCAGTAAACCACTGCTTGACGTTATCAAGCTAACGCACAATTTAAGATCTTCGTCAGATCCAACACTGCAGTCTCTGGCTAGTTCGCTCAGCACCCGACAGCTGCTCAGAATAGCGAATAGAATGCAAAAATTCCGTGACGACAATGCTTACGACGCAGTGCAGAGGGCTTGTTTGGCTCGTTTTTTACCAGCAATACCGAAACAGGCCTTAGAAGATAGTCTAGCTGCTGTTGGTATTCAAGCCTCGAAAAAAGATACACATTCTCTCACTGCTAAGTGTGAAATTATTGGCGATGTTGTCAAAATTGGCGAGACAACAGTGCAGAGGTACAAAACTGAAGCTTTAACCAAGGTTCCGGATGTCCTTTTTTACGATGTTCCGCAGCACGTAGCACTGCTTGAGCATCTGCTTCAGGATTTTACACTTGGCGAAAATATACTCCTTGTGGGTAACCAGGGTGTCGGTAAAAATAAGATCATTGACCGACTTCTACAGTTGATGAACAGACCAAGGGAGTATATTCAGCTTCACAGGGATACTACTGTTCAAACTTTAACACTTCAGCCCATGGTCAAGGACGGTGTTGTTGTTTACGAAGATTCGCCGCTTGTTCAGGCTGTCAAACTTGGGCACGTGCTCGTTGTCGATGAAGCAGATAAGGCTCCGACTCACGTGACGTGCATTTTGAAG ACATTGGTTGAGTCCGGTGAGATGATTTTATCAGATGGTCGCCGGATCGTGCCACCTCTTTCAGCGGATAATCCATCAgagaaaattatacgaatgCATCCAGATTTCCGTATGATAGTGTTAGCTAATCGCCCGGGATTTCCATTCTTGGGAAATGACTTTTTTGGCGCTCTTGGAGATCTCTTCAGCACACACTCTGTTGACAATCCTAGTATTGAAAGCGAAATACAACTCCTAAAGAAGTACGGGCCAGACGTTGATGACAAGGTGATTCAGAAACTAGTCAAAGCCTTCGGTGAACTCAGAAGCATGGCTGATCAAGGACTGGTTTCGTATCCGTACTCTACAAGGGAGGTAGTCAACATTGTTAAACACTTACAG AAATTCCCAAATGAATCACTGGGTACTGTGGTGAGGAACGTGTTCGACTTTGACAGATACACCCAGGAAGTTTTTGACACCCTTGTTTCAGTTTTACACAAGCATGGGATACCGCTAGGCACCAGTGCGAAGAATGTGGCGTTAGCTAAAGA AATATCCCTCCCAGGAATAAACTTTGCGGGAAGTTGGAGCATTGTTAATCGGCCGAAAACCCTTGCCGTTCAAGAGCGCCTCGTCAAATATAAAGCTCCATCCTTCCCTGTTAGAAGAAATCACGTATTTGATCGAATCGAGGCACGGTCAGCGTGGTTTACGGAACTTCAAAGCTACTGGATCATTCCACTAAGCGAGACAGCGACCGTCGCTGCTTTGGCCATCAGCCCAGGAATAAAAGGGGATTCTTCCGATGATACAATATACGTTCTCACAGCGAATCCTCTCTCCATATTTAGTATGACTCCGCAATcggaaaaaattgacgaaatttcGATACAGGGGTTGATCAGTCCGGCTCGGGGCAACAGGCCGCAGTTCACAATGACAGCTGACAACTCTGGAAACATTTTGGTGCACGAAGAAACT TCTAATTCCATTCTATCTGTGAATCCTGAGAGTGGAGCAGTCCGTACGTTGCAATTATCATCCTTCCTCGAGTCTGCGGGTGACACTTTCTCTCGAGCTTTGGGAAGCGGTGGAAATTCGAGCTGGAAGCTCAAGACAGATTTAGTGCGTTCTGACGATAAATTAGTCCTCTTTGCCGCTAACGGAAATAAGCTTGAAGTCGTCGACTTGAAAACGATGAGTGCGTACTTGATCACCCTGCCATTCAACATAGACTCAATCGTTTTGTCGTCACCTGGAAAATGGCTAGTTCAAGATACTTCAAGTGGAAAATATGTGCTAGAAAAAACCTCCGAATCATTGCCGTGTCCAAACGTGCTCAAAGACGTCGACTTGACTGGTTTTGACGGTCAAAAAATAGGGTGGCTGCTTGGTGGAAGCTCTGAAAAAATTGGGGACAGTATACTCAGTGAAGCTTTACAGCAGAAGATAGAATCCCCCAATAGATTGTTGGCGACTGATACAACCTATGCAACGATCGCTGTTGGATTTCCAGAGTTGGATAGCTCAAACGAGATTTATTATTGGCCTCGGAATGGACGTGTCAGGGGATTCTCACCACCCATTGTGTCTAGTGGTGGTCAAATAATCAAAACAGTCTCGTCTGAACAAGTGCCCTTAGACGTACTACCCGGAGGAAAAAAACAGCCTGGAATTACCGGCTATCTCGAGGTCGTTGACGTTGGACTTCGCAAACTTCGTTACATACCGATACCAGA GCCAGCTAAAGTATCCGCAGTAACTCAGTGGCTCTATACTACCAACTTGCCAGTTTACGCAGCACCTACTTCGAACCAAGGCCTGGTCACGATAGATGCTGGTGGTTGTATCAGACTGTGGGAAACGTCGTTGATTAACACTGAGAAATCACTGGGTGAATGGAAAAAGATGGTTGGCAGCGACGGTGAATACCTACAAATCACAAAGCAGAGAGACTCTGGGCTGGATGTGAGTGGACCGAAGCACGGAAAACTTGATGACAAAAATGAACCACATGTTGGTGGCAATACTTGGGCTGGTGGAACCGGAG GTAGAGATACGGCTGGACTCGGTGGAAAAGGTGGCCCTTATCGCCTGGATGCTGGACATACCGTGCATCAGCTGagtgatgaagagaaaaacgcAGTGCCTGAGCATGTAAAGAAGGCTGCCCGTGAAATGGGACTTAGAGCGTTCAAGCAGCGGTTGAAAGATATTCGAATGAGTGAATATGACCACAATATTTACAGTCAGTTCAGCAACGCCGTTCATAAGGAAGTGAAAGCACTCAGGGTGATTCTGG GAAGTCTGCAGGCAAAGAGCAATGAGCGTCAGTGGTGCAGACACCAGACGTCAGGTGAATTGGATGACACTAAATTGATTGAAGGATTGACAGGAGAAAGGACCATATATAGACGGAGAGCTGAAAAAGAACCTGAAATTGGAGCCCCACAACTAAAGCCAAAGAGATTGAAACTAATTGTCGACGTTTCTGGTAGTATGTACAGATTCAACAGCTACGATGGTAGACTCGACCGAGAAATGGAGGCTTGTATCATGGTCATGGAGGCCTTTGATGGGTACGAAGGGAAATTCCAGTATGACATCATTGGACACTCTGGAGACGATTATCATATCACTTTTGTTCATCATACTCAACCACCAACAGATAATAAACAGCGACTTGAGGTGATTAAG ACAATGCATGCACATTCTCAATTTTGCACGTCCGGTGATCACACGTTGGAAGCAACACAGCACGCCATATCATCCCTGGCAAAAGAGGATTCGGATGAATCCATCGTTGTCGTCTTTTCAGATGCAAATTTAGAACGATATGGCATTCGACCTGAAAGATTTTCCAAAGTTCTGACGTCTAATACTGACATAAATGCTTACGCTATTTTCATTGGTTCTTTGGGAGACCAAGCTACAAG GTTGACGCAAAAGTTGCCCTCTGGCAAGGCGTTCATCTGCATGGATTTGAAGAACATACCCAAAATATTACAACAGATATTTGCTGCTTCTGTGCTGAGCACAGTCCGATAA
- the LOC124405209 gene encoding uncharacterized protein LOC124405209 has protein sequence MSLRMPAIWSSSERPISVRTVWVDGVRHAILSPDDPLVQSHASLRPRQRSRPTTSSSVNYRDEDYFPEVNDLRECLVKLRVVVNRNDVPSTPCSEPNLLLPKDEEQSATSDFQDPKSSRVSRGTENRKKRIDSACTVLGDPESGLRLPEIQDNSLSERVLQWLDLSGRGGDYRRNETRKSSPEVAARRRGSSAVIPKERILVQNYTLRTNAEEAGDRIKIGAANPVPRDNCRREICPPPGPEVPVVRSYFVDRLTTAARKNIEESMPVEGEAQNKQSLWSPPKKPQLHIFMPTLSPSEKILSSIESLYEQRRPGQES, from the coding sequence ATGTCCTTAAGAATGCCTGCCATCTGGTCATCCTCAGAGCGACCGATCTCCGTCCGAACAGTTTGGGTGGACGGGGTTCGTCACGCGATATTATCACCGGACGATCCTCTGGTGCAGAGCCACGCGAGTCTGCGGCCCCGTCAACGTTCCCGTCCGACGACATCAAGTAGCGTGAATTACCGTGACGAGGATTACTTCCCGGAAGTGAACGACCTCCGGGAGTGTCTGGTGAAGCTGCGAGTGGTCGTCAACCGGAATGATGTACCATCGACGCCATGTTCAGAGCCTAATTTGCTCCTGCCAAAGGACGAGGAACAGAGTGCGACTTCCGATTTCCAGGATCCGAAGTCATCCAGAGTTTCAAGAGGCACCGAGAACCGGAAGAAGCGGATCGACTCGGCCTGCACGGTCCTTGGAGATCCGGAAAGCGGTCTTCGGCTGCCGGAAATTCAGGATAACTCGCTGTCCGAGCGTGTCCTGCAGTGGCTCGATCTGTCAGGACGCGGTGGCGATTATCGGAGGAACGAGACGCGAAAAAGTTCGCCGGAAGTTGCGGCTCGCAGACGAGGCAGCTCGGCCGTCATACCGAAGGAGAGGATCCTCGTGCAGAATTACACGCTTCGAACGAACGCCGAGGAGGCTGGAGACAGGATCAAAATCGGAGCGGCAAATCCGGTTCCCCGGGACAACTGTCGGCGGGAAATCTGCCCGCCTCCAGGACCGGAAGTCCCGGTTGTTCGGTCCTACTTTGTCGACCGTCTGACGACCGCTGCGAGGAAGAATATCGAGGAGTCGATGCCGGTTGAAGGGGAGGCTCAGAATAAGCAGAGCTTATGGTCTCCGCCTAAGAAACCGCAGCTTCATATATTCATGCCGACTTTGTCACCGAGCGAGAAAATTCTCTCGTCAATTGAGTCTCTTTACGAGCAGCGGAGGCCCGGACAAGAGTCTTGA